The sequence below is a genomic window from Streptomyces sp. NBC_00289.
CAGCCGCAGTCGCCGCCGGGGGCTGGACGACCGGATCCGGCACCGCCTGGGCGACATCCCGGCCGCCCGCAGGGACGGAGGACCTGTACGAACGGATGGCCAGGGGCGCCGCGTTACGGTGGCGGCGGATGCCCGGCGACTGGAAGGACGGCCCCTTCCTGGGCAACGGTCTGCTCGGAGTTCAGGTCTACCGAGGTGCGACGGCCAACTCCGTGAAGGTCATGGTCAGCCACAGCCAGGTGCAGGACCAGCGACCCCAGTGGCGCGCACCGTACGGATTCTCCCGGCTGCCCATAGGGCACTTCGACCTCACCCTCGCCGGCGAAGTGACCGATGTCGACTGGACCCTGGACCTCTGGGACGCCGAGCTGCGCGGCACCGTCACCACCACCCGGGGCAGCGTCCGCTTCTCGATGCTGGTGCACAACGCCCGTACCGCGCTGCTGATCTCCACCCGGCCCAGTGCCGGTGAGGAGACCGCGGGCTGGTCGTTCACCTGGCTGCCCGCCATTTCGCCGCGTGAGAAGGACAAGCCCGCGGACTACACGGGCAACCCCGACCCCCGCACCGGCTCCGCCGGCGCCACCCACTACGTCGAGCAGCCGCTGATCGCCGGCGGCGGGTGGACCACCGCCTGGCGCGAACGGCGCGTCGGCACCGGCAGGCTTCTGGCCGCGAAGATCGTCTACCGCTTCCCCGAAGACCTCTCGCGCACCACCGAGTTGGCCGTGGCCGACGTCGCCCGCACGCTCTCCGCGGACCCGGACGAGCTGGTACGCGAACACCGCGCCTGGTGGCACCGCTTCTACCGGCGCAGCCTGGTGTCGGTACCGGACAAGCGCATCCAGAACTTCTACTGGATCCAGCTCTACAAGGCCGCCTGCGCCACCCGGGCCGGCGGGCCCTCGATGTCCGAGTGGGGGCCGTGGTACCCGGAGACCGGCGGCAGCTGGAGCGCCGTCTGGTGGAACCTCAACGTCCAGATCGCCACATGGCTGATCCAGGGCTCCGATCACCCCGAACTCGACTCCGTCACCTCCACCTTCAAGAACTTCGAGCAGTACCTGCCGCTCTCCGTCCCGCCGGAGTACCAGGACGGCGACACCTACGCCCTGGCCCACCCCTCGGACTGGATGCTGCGCCCAGGCGCCAAGACGGTCGGCATCCCCGGCACCTCCACCAAGACCGACAACAACGGCAACCTCATCTGGGCCATGCACAACGTCTGGCTCAGCTACCGCCACACCATGGACGTGCGGATCGTGCGCGACGTCCTCTACCCAATCCTCGTCAAGGCGGTGAACTTCTACGACCACTTCCTGTACGAAGGCAGCGACGGAAAGCTGCACCTGCCCCTCACGCGGTCGCCGGAGTGGGCGGACGCCACCGACTGCACCTACGACCTCTCCTTGATCCGCTGGGGCTGCGCCACCCTCCTGGACTGCCTGCGCGTTCTGCGTACGACCCATCCGCGTGCCGGGCGCTGGAGCGAGATCCTCCAACGCCTGGTGGACTATCCGCGTGACGCGACCGGCGTCAACATCGGCGCCGCGAAGCCGCTCACCGAGTCGCACCGGCACTTCTCGCACATGCTCTGGCTCTTCCCGCTGCACGAACTGACCTGGGACCGGCCGTCCGACCGCGACATCATGCGGACGACCTTCGACCACTGGGTCAAGGACCGCGGCCTGTGGGCCGGTTACAGCTACGCCGCCGCGTCCTCCATGGCCTCCCTGATGGAACGGCCGGAGGAGGCACTCGACTTCCTGACCTTCTTCACCGACGGCAACGTCATCAAGAACGCGTGGATGACCGCGAACACCATGTACGTGGAGGGCGGGAACCTGGCCGTCGAGAGCCCGCTCACGGCGGCTCAGTCGGTCCTCGACATGACCGTGCAGAGCCACGGCGGGGCCGTGAGGGTCTTCCCCTCCGTATCACAGCGCTGGCCGGACCTCTCGGTCCAAGGGCTGCGTACTCAGGGCGCGTTCCTCGTCGACGCGGACCGAGCCGGCGGCCGGACCCGATGGGTGCGCGTCCGCAGCGAGGCCGGCGCCCCGCTCGTGCTGCACCACGGCATCGACGGCGCCGTCGACGTCCGGGACGAGCACGGACGGCGCCTGCGGTACCGGCAGACAGGACCCGACCGTATCCAGATCCCGCTCGGCCGGCAGGAAACGGCCGTCGTCGTTCCACGCGGCACCCGTCCGGACCTGAGCCCGCGTGACGTGCCGGCCGTCGGAGACACGAAGCCGTGGGGACTGCCGGACTGAGCCGGTGCGCTCGTCGAGCACCGCGGCCACGTACACGTTGTCCGTACAGAGCCGGGTCCGCGGTCTCGTGAGCGGCGCTTCGTGGTGTCTCCTCACAGGTCCAGGACGACGCCGGCCGTGGGCTTGGAGCAGCAGATGAGGACGTTGCCGTCGGCGGGGGGTTCGACGGGGTCAGGGGCGTAGGCGACGGAGCCGGACAGGAGGGCGAGTTCGCAGGTGTGACAGACGCCCGTACGGCACGACCACTGGACGGGCACGTCGCAGGCCTCGGCGAGTTCGAGCAGGGACTCCTGGGCGTCGTCCCAGAAGACGGTCAGGCCGCTACGGGCGAAGGACACCTCAGGTCCGGTGCCGGCGGGTCCGGCGGGCCGGTGGGGCGCGGGCGCGTCCGCCCGGCCCTCCACCCCCGGAGTCAGGGAGGCGCCCGAGCCGAACGTCTCGCTGTGCACCCGCGGCGCCGTCAGCCCCGCCTCGATCAGGGCAGCGGTGACGCTGCCCATGAACGCGTCGGGCCCGCACAGATAGGCGTCGGCGTCGGTGGGCAGCCCGAGGCCGAGAACGCGTTCGGCCGACAGACGGCCGACCTCCTCATAGTCGACACCCTGGCGGTCGCCCGGGGCCGGCTTGCTGTAGAAGACGATCGACCTGGCGTTCGGCAGATGTCCGAGCAGTTCGCGGCACTCCTGGGCGAACGGGTGCTCCGTCCCGTCGCGGGCGCCGTGCAGCCACCACACCTGGCGGGTGGATTCCGCGCGTGCGAGCGCGTGGAGCATGGCCAGGACGGGCGTGACGCCGACACCGGCCGACAGCAGCACCACCGGGTTGTCGCCGTCGGACAGACGGAACGTGCCGCGCGGCGCCGCGCATTCCAGCGTGTCGCCGGTGCGCAGGTGGGCGCGCAGATGGTTGCCGACCGCGCCGCGCGGTTCGACTTTCACGCTGATGCGGTAGGTGCCGGTGTCCGGTTCTCCGGACAGCGAGTAGCTGCGGATCAGCGGAAGCGCACCTTCTTCGGTGACGACCTTGACGGTGAGGAACTGCCCGGGCCGTCCGGCCGGCAGGGGGGAGCCGTCCACAGCGGCCAGTGACAGGGAGAACACACTGTGGCTCTCGGGCTGGACGCGCGTGACGGTCAGCGGCCGGAAGCCCTGCCAGGCGGGCGGCGGGGCGGTGGCCGCCGCGGTCAGTCCCGCGCTGCCCGATCCCGCGGCCGTACCAGCGTCGGCCTGAGCCAGCAGGGCCCGCATGGAGGTCTGCCAGCCCGGGCTGAGAGCGGGGATCCGCAACGCCCGTTCGACCTGCTCACGGGTGTGCCCGGGCAGGTAGAGCACCCGGTCGATCTCCTCGACGGTCATCGCCTCCGGGCCGGACGACACCTTGACGATCTCCTGCCCGGCCTCGACCTCTCCCTCTTCGATCACCCGCAGATAGAAGCCGGGCCGGTGATGAGCCACCAACAGTGCCGCCATCCGCGGCTCACCCATGCGCAGGCCGACCCGATAGCAGGTCACGCGTGGTTGGGTGACCTCGAAGGTGGCGCCCCCGATGCGGTAGCGGTCACCGATGCACACCTCGTCGTCGGGCAGGCCCTCGACGGTGAAGTTCTCCCCGAACTGCCCGGGCCTCAGGTCGTCGCGGCCCAACCGCCCGGCCCAGAACTGGTAGGACTCCTTCTGATACACCAGTACCGCGCGCTGTTCCCCGCCGTGGCCGCCCAGATCCCCCTGCCCGTCCCCGTCGACGTTCAGCCGCCGCACCGTCCGCGGCCCCTGCACCGTTTGCTTGTAGACACCGGTGTGCACGGTCCTGCCGCGCCACGGAACGTCCTTGGGCATACCGACGTTCACGGCGGTCAACGTAGCCATCACGCCACCCTTCCTGCGGCCGGCTCCGGGCCCCCGCGTCAACTCGCCCTCGACGCAACCGACTTGGACGCGGCTTCAAGTGGCGGAGCTCGCCGGACGGGAACCTACGATCCTTCTCCCGATCGCGCTGTGGTGCTTCAGATGGCGCGTGCCCACACGCAGGCCACGCTAGACCCCCGCTCTGGACGGGGCAATGCAGACAGTGCCGCGATCACGTCGCCGGAGATCAGCTCTCCGGCGTCGACGGGCACCGTCCGCCGCGGGCCGTGCAGAGAGACAACGTCAGTCGGGGGCGGTCAGCGGGGGGCCTCCTCCGGCTTCCATCCCCAGACGGTGAGCATGCCGGCCGACAGCGAGGCGCACCCCTCTGAGTCCAGGTAGCGGACCGCCGCGTCGACGGCCGAGTCGTCGACCAGGCCGGTGGCAAGCATCGTCGCTCTGCTCCGCTCCCATGTGTCCGCCCAGAAGCGACTGATGGGACTGCCGGGCAGCAGCGGAGGCACATGGACCTCGGCGGCGACGGGCACGAGCCCTGCCCCGCGCAGCAGATGTGGGTACGACGGCACCCAGGAGACATCGGTGCCGATCGTCGCTCGCAGCCCCTGCCACATCGCCCGCATCACCACGCTGTACGGCGTGCCGGGCGTCCGGTCGGTCGTCAGGTCGACCGCGTCGCTGAGCACCAGCACACCGCCGGGCGCGACGAGCTCGGTCAGTGCCGTGATCAGGCGCTCGCGTTCGGGCAGGTGCATCAGCACGAAGCGTGCGTGGACGAGTCGGAACCGGCCGGGGACGGAGTCCGGGGCAGTGATGTCCGCCTCCAGCACGTCGAGCCCGGGCGTGGGCCGCTCGGAGAGGAAACGTACGTCGCGGTCCACGGCGAGCACGCTCGCCACCCCGGCCTCGTCCAGCAGTCGGCGGGAGACCGTGCCGGTGCCGGCACCCACGTCGAGGCAGCGCCACCCCGGGCCGGCTCCG
It includes:
- a CDS encoding glycoside hydrolase family 95-like protein, which codes for MPGDWKDGPFLGNGLLGVQVYRGATANSVKVMVSHSQVQDQRPQWRAPYGFSRLPIGHFDLTLAGEVTDVDWTLDLWDAELRGTVTTTRGSVRFSMLVHNARTALLISTRPSAGEETAGWSFTWLPAISPREKDKPADYTGNPDPRTGSAGATHYVEQPLIAGGGWTTAWRERRVGTGRLLAAKIVYRFPEDLSRTTELAVADVARTLSADPDELVREHRAWWHRFYRRSLVSVPDKRIQNFYWIQLYKAACATRAGGPSMSEWGPWYPETGGSWSAVWWNLNVQIATWLIQGSDHPELDSVTSTFKNFEQYLPLSVPPEYQDGDTYALAHPSDWMLRPGAKTVGIPGTSTKTDNNGNLIWAMHNVWLSYRHTMDVRIVRDVLYPILVKAVNFYDHFLYEGSDGKLHLPLTRSPEWADATDCTYDLSLIRWGCATLLDCLRVLRTTHPRAGRWSEILQRLVDYPRDATGVNIGAAKPLTESHRHFSHMLWLFPLHELTWDRPSDRDIMRTTFDHWVKDRGLWAGYSYAAASSMASLMERPEEALDFLTFFTDGNVIKNAWMTANTMYVEGGNLAVESPLTAAQSVLDMTVQSHGGAVRVFPSVSQRWPDLSVQGLRTQGAFLVDADRAGGRTRWVRVRSEAGAPLVLHHGIDGAVDVRDEHGRRLRYRQTGPDRIQIPLGRQETAVVVPRGTRPDLSPRDVPAVGDTKPWGLPD
- a CDS encoding MOSC domain-containing protein yields the protein MATLTAVNVGMPKDVPWRGRTVHTGVYKQTVQGPRTVRRLNVDGDGQGDLGGHGGEQRAVLVYQKESYQFWAGRLGRDDLRPGQFGENFTVEGLPDDEVCIGDRYRIGGATFEVTQPRVTCYRVGLRMGEPRMAALLVAHHRPGFYLRVIEEGEVEAGQEIVKVSSGPEAMTVEEIDRVLYLPGHTREQVERALRIPALSPGWQTSMRALLAQADAGTAAGSGSAGLTAAATAPPPAWQGFRPLTVTRVQPESHSVFSLSLAAVDGSPLPAGRPGQFLTVKVVTEEGALPLIRSYSLSGEPDTGTYRISVKVEPRGAVGNHLRAHLRTGDTLECAAPRGTFRLSDGDNPVVLLSAGVGVTPVLAMLHALARAESTRQVWWLHGARDGTEHPFAQECRELLGHLPNARSIVFYSKPAPGDRQGVDYEEVGRLSAERVLGLGLPTDADAYLCGPDAFMGSVTAALIEAGLTAPRVHSETFGSGASLTPGVEGRADAPAPHRPAGPAGTGPEVSFARSGLTVFWDDAQESLLELAEACDVPVQWSCRTGVCHTCELALLSGSVAYAPDPVEPPADGNVLICCSKPTAGVVLDL
- a CDS encoding class I SAM-dependent methyltransferase yields the protein MTGAARGDVPGRGRYGDAVFPPEQAGEGERIDFGALAYDDITMARLLSLGAGPGWRCLDVGAGTGTVSRRLLDEAGVASVLAVDRDVRFLSERPTPGLDVLEADITAPDSVPGRFRLVHARFVLMHLPERERLITALTELVAPGGVLVLSDAVDLTTDRTPGTPYSVVMRAMWQGLRATIGTDVSWVPSYPHLLRGAGLVPVAAEVHVPPLLPGSPISRFWADTWERSRATMLATGLVDDSAVDAAVRYLDSEGCASLSAGMLTVWGWKPEEAPR